In Syntrophomonas wolfei subsp. wolfei str. Goettingen G311, a single window of DNA contains:
- a CDS encoding histone deacetylase family protein, protein MKPTGILFFPAFDWAISPTHPEREERLLYTRDQIFEEGIMDLPQIKEYHPRLAEIRDVARLHFCIPTVEAQIIEAHLVSAGSALVMADAFMQGEVKNAFAIIRPPGHHAMTVSHGNRGFCNINNEAIMIEYLRQKYGIKRVAIVDTDVHHGDGTQEIYWHDPDVLFISFHQDGRTLYPGSGFMEELGGPLAYGTTINLPLAPKTTDDGILYAIDELILPMLEDFKPDIVINSAGQDNHYSDPLANMAFSARGYAELNTRLAPDIAVLEGGYSVETALPYVNMGLIMAMAGIDYSNLREPDYNPTRFKESPRNMEYIKKMVAQQWTAYKNREDTIADNRKKSGNFVNYNKSIFYDTEYIYEDQINHLRICQNCGGFRMIESRAHQRTGEHFHVFCISIPANACQQCQEEGRAAYQDMIKKRPFDLLYLQDRVKDDLRIYKVHKDTETVL, encoded by the coding sequence ATGAAACCGACCGGAATTCTATTTTTCCCTGCCTTTGACTGGGCCATATCACCTACCCATCCGGAAAGAGAGGAGAGGCTTCTCTACACCCGCGATCAGATCTTTGAAGAGGGGATAATGGACCTGCCCCAGATTAAGGAATATCACCCGCGCCTGGCCGAAATCCGTGATGTAGCCCGACTGCATTTCTGTATTCCTACGGTGGAGGCGCAGATTATCGAAGCCCACCTGGTATCGGCTGGCTCAGCCCTGGTAATGGCCGATGCTTTCATGCAAGGAGAAGTAAAAAATGCCTTTGCCATAATTCGCCCGCCGGGGCATCATGCTATGACCGTAAGCCACGGCAACCGGGGGTTCTGTAATATCAATAATGAAGCCATAATGATTGAATACCTGCGGCAGAAGTATGGGATAAAACGGGTGGCCATCGTAGATACTGATGTTCATCACGGCGATGGAACCCAGGAAATTTATTGGCATGACCCGGATGTGCTCTTCATTTCTTTTCACCAGGACGGACGCACCCTCTATCCGGGCTCTGGCTTCATGGAAGAACTGGGAGGACCCTTGGCCTACGGAACCACCATAAATCTCCCCTTGGCCCCGAAAACTACTGATGATGGAATCCTCTATGCTATTGATGAGCTTATCCTGCCCATGCTGGAGGACTTCAAACCGGATATAGTAATAAACTCGGCCGGTCAGGATAATCATTACAGCGATCCCCTGGCCAATATGGCTTTTTCGGCCCGGGGCTACGCCGAATTGAATACACGGCTGGCACCGGATATTGCGGTGCTGGAGGGCGGTTATTCCGTGGAAACGGCCCTGCCCTATGTCAATATGGGTCTGATAATGGCCATGGCCGGAATTGACTATTCCAACCTGCGGGAACCGGATTACAACCCGACTCGTTTTAAGGAATCCCCCCGTAATATGGAATATATTAAGAAAATGGTAGCCCAGCAATGGACTGCCTATAAAAACCGCGAAGATACTATAGCCGATAACCGCAAGAAATCGGGCAATTTCGTTAATTACAATAAAAGCATCTTTTATGATACCGAATATATTTATGAGGATCAGATTAACCATTTGCGTATTTGCCAGAATTGCGGCGGTTTTCGCATGATTGAGTCCCGGGCCCATCAGCGGACGGGCGAGCATTTTCATGTGTTCTGCATAAGCATTCCCGCCAATGCCTGCCAGCAGTGTCAGGAGGAAGGCCGCGCCGCTTACCAGGATATGATCAAGAAGCGTCCCTTTGACCTGCTATACCTGCAGGATCGGGTAAAAGATGATTTAAGGATTTACAAAGTGCATAAGGATACAGAAACGGTTTTGTAA
- the mutL gene encoding DNA mismatch repair endonuclease MutL, with translation MAIKLLNDNVINKIAAGEVIERPASVVKELLENAIDAASRNIAVKISGAGLDSIEVTDDGEGISMEELPLAFLRHATSKIENEGDLLRIMSMGFRGEALPSIASVSRIDIYSKKEKQEGIHCFIEGGKILDLQYFPGPEGSKIIVSDLFFNTPARKKFLRSPVTEGNNAYELVIKYALARPDIAISFSNEKRQLFRTPGNGSLNDAVIAIFGRDFLEPLIPVKWEGLSLSISGLISPPGVAKMNRKRQLIFVNQRPIRSPLLYRALDEGYRGLLLAREQPLVILQIAVPPDSIDVNVHPQKSEIRFRDEQSIFRSLCGLLRDTLNARDYRLQDNLPQNRSQPFYPAAGRKTAKQKVEEQPVIPFMHNRKADKRVEETGGEPWIPFYPEEQAEGSVSRVYDEFKILGQLWDSYILLEKEQTLNIVDQHAAHERIIYSRLQQFYAASRGEMQMLAFPLLMDLSLRDMELLEKNQEILGELGFDLQQAGPRSIFLRGTPAIIAGQEREVLFEILELLAGGQGINLKNEAIIKMACKKAVKAGTRLDYREMMQIIQELFITDDYKNCPHGRPTIIAWKQADLERMFKR, from the coding sequence ATGGCCATAAAACTATTGAATGATAATGTAATAAATAAAATTGCGGCTGGGGAAGTGATTGAAAGACCGGCCTCGGTTGTCAAAGAACTCCTGGAAAATGCTATTGATGCTGCTTCTCGGAACATCGCCGTAAAGATTTCCGGGGCCGGGTTGGATAGTATTGAGGTGACTGATGACGGGGAAGGGATCTCCATGGAGGAACTTCCCCTGGCCTTTTTGCGGCATGCTACCAGTAAAATCGAGAATGAGGGCGACCTCTTGCGGATTATGAGCATGGGATTTCGGGGGGAAGCTCTTCCCAGCATAGCATCGGTTTCGCGCATTGACATATACAGTAAAAAGGAAAAACAGGAGGGCATTCACTGCTTCATCGAAGGCGGGAAAATCCTGGATTTGCAGTATTTTCCCGGCCCCGAAGGCTCCAAGATAATCGTATCTGATCTATTCTTTAATACACCCGCCCGCAAAAAGTTCCTGCGCAGCCCGGTAACAGAGGGGAATAATGCCTACGAGCTGGTTATAAAGTACGCCCTGGCCCGGCCGGATATTGCCATATCCTTCAGTAATGAAAAAAGACAGCTGTTTCGTACTCCGGGCAATGGCAGTTTAAATGATGCAGTAATAGCTATATTCGGCCGGGATTTCCTGGAACCACTTATCCCGGTAAAATGGGAAGGCCTGAGCCTTAGCATCTCTGGTTTGATTTCCCCGCCGGGGGTAGCGAAAATGAACCGGAAAAGGCAGCTAATCTTCGTCAACCAAAGACCGATTAGAAGTCCTCTGCTTTACCGGGCACTGGATGAAGGCTACCGTGGTTTGCTGCTGGCCCGGGAGCAGCCGCTGGTCATACTGCAGATAGCGGTGCCGCCGGATAGTATAGATGTAAATGTTCACCCACAAAAAAGCGAAATTCGCTTCCGGGATGAGCAAAGTATATTCCGCTCGCTCTGCGGGCTTTTACGCGATACCCTGAATGCCAGAGATTATCGCTTGCAGGACAACCTGCCCCAGAACCGTTCCCAGCCGTTCTATCCTGCTGCCGGGCGGAAAACAGCCAAGCAGAAGGTAGAAGAACAGCCCGTGATTCCTTTTATGCATAATCGCAAGGCGGATAAGCGGGTAGAGGAGACGGGGGGAGAACCCTGGATTCCCTTCTACCCTGAGGAGCAGGCTGAGGGTAGCGTCAGCCGGGTATATGATGAATTTAAAATACTGGGCCAGCTCTGGGATTCCTACATACTGCTGGAAAAGGAGCAAACCCTCAATATCGTAGACCAGCACGCCGCCCACGAGAGGATTATCTATTCCCGGCTGCAGCAGTTTTATGCCGCTTCCCGGGGAGAGATGCAAATGCTGGCTTTCCCCCTGCTTATGGACTTGTCGCTGCGGGATATGGAATTGCTGGAAAAAAACCAGGAGATCCTTGGCGAACTGGGCTTCGACCTGCAGCAAGCCGGTCCCAGATCCATTTTTCTGCGGGGAACTCCGGCCATCATAGCCGGGCAGGAAAGGGAGGTTCTATTTGAAATATTAGAACTCCTGGCCGGGGGACAAGGGATTAATCTTAAAAATGAGGCTATAATAAAAATGGCCTGCAAGAAGGCGGTCAAGGCCGGAACCCGACTGGACTACCGGGAGATGATGCAAATAATACAAGAGCTTTTTATCACTGATGATTATAAGAACTGTCCCCACGGGCGTCCCACCATAATCGCCTGGAAGCAGGCCGACCTGGAACGGATGTTCAAGAGGTAA
- a CDS encoding class I SAM-dependent methyltransferase has product MKIIATTTQSQTTLCSEYKQFLEETGLPFIPRERRSLQAIAQEQEAQAVLVWQASGPVLHMGDESFFFHPSMAKNRIASYRKLGTADPLIKACALEVGSSFLDCTLGLGADSIVAAYYAHEGRVAGLESSPLIAAIVKWGMKVYHSNMSWLDQAIHSIQVVNAEHYDYLRKLEDNSFDIVYFDPMFRKPRHKSTALAPLRLLANHQALSREVIAEACRVARKRVVVKEMPVSREFERLGIEQLMENPNNPIAFGVIEV; this is encoded by the coding sequence GTGAAAATAATAGCGACCACCACCCAATCGCAAACTACATTATGCTCTGAATATAAGCAGTTTCTGGAGGAAACCGGCCTGCCTTTTATTCCCCGGGAACGAAGAAGCCTACAGGCTATTGCCCAGGAACAAGAGGCCCAGGCCGTGCTGGTTTGGCAGGCCAGCGGACCGGTATTGCATATGGGAGATGAAAGCTTCTTTTTCCATCCCAGTATGGCCAAAAACCGCATAGCTTCATATCGCAAATTAGGTACGGCTGACCCCTTGATTAAAGCCTGTGCCTTAGAAGTGGGCAGCAGCTTTTTGGATTGCACTCTCGGCCTGGGAGCTGATTCTATAGTAGCCGCTTATTATGCCCATGAAGGCAGGGTAGCAGGTTTGGAATCTTCTCCGCTAATCGCGGCCATAGTAAAGTGGGGGATGAAAGTATATCATTCGAATATGAGCTGGCTGGATCAGGCTATACATTCCATTCAGGTAGTAAATGCGGAGCATTATGATTATCTCCGGAAACTAGAGGATAATTCCTTTGATATTGTTTATTTTGACCCCATGTTCCGTAAACCACGGCATAAAAGCACCGCCCTGGCGCCTTTAAGGCTGCTGGCCAACCATCAAGCCTTGAGCCGGGAAGTTATAGCCGAAGCCTGCCGGGTAGCCAGAAAACGGGTAGTTGTAAAAGAGATGCCGGTAAGCCGCGAGTTTGAACGGCTGGGAATAGAGCAGCTTATGGAAAATCCCAATAATCCCATAGCCTTTGGGGTTATAGAAGTATGA
- the miaA gene encoding tRNA (adenosine(37)-N6)-dimethylallyltransferase MiaA encodes MYKLAAIVGPTAVGKTNISLEVARQINGEIISCDSMQLYRGMNIGTAKASKEEQNIVAHHLIDIADPHENFTVARYQSLVKDLISTINARGKIPILVGGTGLYYQSVVDDYTFFPMEVRQSIRDKWNAIIQEKGLPHVYRLLEQIDPAYAQIISPNDQKRVVRALEVYELTGKAFSTLQDRAENTYYLAVVGLYLERRELYARIERRVDEMIKKGLIEEVAALREKGIDLSYNSMQALGYKQVFYFLEGFINREELLNEIKRETRRYAKRQLTWFKKDQRIKWFNVGDFSDEELLVKNICTFMEGQFGIV; translated from the coding sequence ATGTATAAACTGGCGGCTATCGTAGGTCCGACAGCAGTTGGCAAAACCAATATATCCCTGGAAGTAGCCCGGCAAATAAACGGGGAGATTATTTCCTGTGATTCCATGCAGCTTTACCGGGGCATGAACATCGGCACCGCCAAGGCCAGTAAGGAAGAGCAAAATATAGTAGCACATCACCTTATTGATATAGCAGATCCCCATGAAAATTTCACGGTTGCCCGCTATCAATCCCTGGTAAAAGACCTTATCTCCACCATCAACGCTCGGGGAAAGATTCCCATTCTAGTGGGGGGCACCGGACTTTACTACCAGTCAGTGGTTGATGATTATACTTTTTTTCCTATGGAAGTCCGGCAAAGCATACGCGACAAATGGAACGCTATTATTCAAGAAAAAGGATTGCCTCATGTCTATCGCCTATTGGAGCAGATAGACCCTGCTTATGCCCAAATAATCAGCCCCAATGACCAGAAAAGGGTGGTACGCGCTTTGGAGGTTTATGAGCTCACGGGAAAGGCTTTCTCCACCTTGCAGGATAGGGCAGAGAACACATATTATTTGGCGGTGGTGGGATTATACTTGGAAAGAAGAGAATTATATGCCAGAATTGAAAGACGGGTCGATGAAATGATAAAGAAGGGGTTGATTGAGGAGGTTGCAGCGTTGCGGGAAAAAGGGATAGACCTTTCGTATAACTCTATGCAAGCCCTGGGGTACAAACAGGTATTTTATTTCCTGGAAGGTTTTATTAATCGGGAAGAGTTGCTAAATGAAATAAAAAGGGAAACCCGGCGATATGCCAAAAGGCAGTTGACCTGGTTCAAAAAAGACCAGCGTATAAAGTGGTTTAATGTAGGCGATTTTAGTGATGAGGAGCTTTTGGTTAAAAATATTTGTACCTTTATGGAAGGACAATTCGGAATAGTGTAG
- the hfq gene encoding RNA chaperone Hfq translates to MSKSQINLQDAFLNQVRKDKIPVTVFLVNGFQIKGMVRGFDNFTVIIEVDQKQQLVYKHAISTVAPLRPISMLNLEAKSDDD, encoded by the coding sequence ATGAGTAAAAGCCAGATAAACCTGCAAGATGCCTTTTTGAATCAAGTGAGGAAGGATAAAATCCCCGTAACCGTCTTTTTGGTTAACGGGTTTCAGATAAAGGGAATGGTAAGAGGTTTTGATAATTTCACCGTAATTATTGAAGTAGACCAAAAACAGCAACTGGTATACAAACATGCGATTTCAACCGTGGCCCCGCTCCGGCCTATATCCATGTTGAATCTGGAAGCCAAAAGCGATGACGACTAA
- a CDS encoding type II toxin-antitoxin system RelE family toxin has protein sequence MSSANKNNYKVKLSRKASTYLSRVNSPFDQRIINALRSLAINPKNDSQDIIPLEGRAGEYRLRVGKYRIIFTIDDSDKTINVATILPRGDVYK, from the coding sequence ATGAGTTCTGCCAACAAAAACAATTATAAAGTCAAACTGTCCCGCAAAGCATCAACATATCTTTCCCGCGTCAATAGCCCCTTTGATCAAAGAATTATTAACGCCTTGCGGTCGCTGGCAATAAATCCGAAGAATGACAGCCAGGATATAATTCCATTGGAAGGCAGAGCAGGAGAGTATAGACTTCGTGTAGGTAAATACCGGATTATTTTCACCATAGACGATTCGGACAAAACTATCAACGTAGCTACTATTCTCCCACGTGGCGACGTATATAAATAA
- a CDS encoding AAA family ATPase — protein sequence MEISMRFTDINQERERILSCPVPGYFPRKDSFLELERLIGLREVKRTLAEVAAFTLIQNRRSELRLKSDPTALHMVFKGNPGTGKTTVARILGRVFNEIGILSKGHLLEVERADLVGEYIGHTAQKTREILKRAMGGIVFIDEAYSLAQGGERDFGKEAISTLVKAMEDYRDNLVVILAGYSQEIDRFLKSNPGLRSRFPIHIDFCDYNAEELFQIALQIYQEREYELTSRCRWKLKQQLNEFVKNRHSHSGNARYVRNLAEKSIRLQALRIVDKDAPVRRDLVTIEEADLPDPRSIQA from the coding sequence ATGGAAATATCGATGCGCTTTACGGATATAAACCAGGAACGGGAACGAATTCTCTCATGCCCGGTGCCTGGTTATTTCCCCCGCAAAGATTCTTTTTTGGAACTAGAAAGACTAATTGGCTTGCGGGAAGTAAAGAGAACCCTGGCCGAAGTGGCGGCTTTTACCTTAATCCAAAACAGACGATCAGAACTGCGGCTTAAATCAGACCCCACCGCCCTGCACATGGTTTTCAAGGGTAATCCCGGTACGGGCAAAACCACCGTAGCAAGGATTCTCGGGAGAGTATTCAATGAAATTGGAATATTAAGTAAGGGACACCTCTTGGAAGTAGAAAGGGCTGACCTGGTTGGGGAGTATATCGGACACACCGCCCAAAAAACCAGGGAGATCTTAAAAAGAGCCATGGGTGGTATAGTATTCATTGATGAAGCTTATTCTCTGGCCCAGGGAGGGGAAAGGGATTTTGGGAAGGAAGCCATTAGCACTTTGGTTAAAGCTATGGAGGACTACCGGGATAACCTGGTGGTAATCCTGGCGGGCTATTCTCAAGAAATCGATCGTTTTTTAAAGTCTAACCCCGGACTCAGATCCCGTTTTCCCATTCATATTGACTTCTGCGACTACAATGCTGAGGAATTATTTCAAATTGCCCTGCAGATATACCAGGAAAGAGAGTATGAATTAACCAGTAGATGCCGGTGGAAACTTAAACAACAACTCAATGAATTTGTCAAAAACCGTCATTCTCACAGTGGTAATGCCAGGTATGTGAGGAACCTGGCGGAGAAATCCATAAGATTGCAGGCCTTGCGCATAGTGGATAAAGATGCCCCTGTCCGCCGCGATTTAGTAACAATTGAAGAAGCGGATCTGCCTGATCCTCGCAGTATTCAGGCTTAA
- a CDS encoding ATP-binding protein, producing the protein MQNIIERKEYLDWLIRWKEKQIIKVVSGARRCGKSTMFDIFCNYLLENGVEQSQIIMLNFEDIDLEHLSNYRLLYDYIKPMLLPGRMNYIFLDEIQHVEQFEKAVDSLFLKENCDIYITGSNAYFMSGELATLLSGRYVELKMLPLSFREFCSGLGANQHELSKNEKFNLYVENGSFPYILKYGHGKKEAREYLRDIYNTVLLNDIVARLKIKDVNMLENVTRFMLHNIGNKVSLTKIANTLKSEGKGVDQKTVDRYIRGLTDSLILYEATRYNIKGKQFLTTQSKYYAVDVGLRNVLVRGKESDVGHILENIVFLELRRRGYEVYVGQLADGGEVDFVAISPDDFAYYQVAATTLEEETLKRELAPLKKIADNYPKYLLTLDEPFGTADYDGIQKRNVVDWLLEE; encoded by the coding sequence ATGCAAAATATAATCGAACGAAAAGAATATCTCGACTGGCTGATTCGCTGGAAGGAAAAGCAAATCATAAAGGTTGTGTCCGGTGCCCGCAGGTGTGGAAAGTCAACCATGTTCGATATTTTTTGCAATTACCTGCTGGAAAACGGAGTGGAACAAAGCCAAATCATCATGCTCAATTTTGAGGATATTGACCTGGAGCACCTGAGTAATTATCGGCTTTTATATGATTATATCAAGCCTATGCTTCTGCCTGGCAGGATGAACTATATCTTTTTGGATGAGATACAGCATGTAGAGCAGTTTGAAAAAGCAGTGGACAGCCTGTTCCTGAAAGAAAACTGCGATATTTATATTACTGGCTCCAATGCCTACTTCATGTCTGGTGAGCTTGCTACGCTACTCTCCGGCAGATATGTTGAACTGAAAATGCTGCCGCTGTCCTTCAGGGAATTTTGCTCTGGTCTTGGCGCTAATCAGCACGAACTATCCAAAAACGAGAAGTTTAATCTGTATGTGGAAAATGGTTCCTTTCCCTACATTCTGAAATATGGTCACGGAAAAAAGGAAGCGCGGGAATACCTGCGGGACATCTACAACACTGTTTTACTGAATGATATCGTCGCCCGGCTAAAAATAAAGGATGTGAACATGCTGGAGAATGTAACCAGGTTCATGCTCCATAATATTGGAAACAAGGTTTCGCTGACAAAGATTGCAAACACTCTGAAATCCGAAGGCAAGGGCGTTGACCAGAAGACAGTGGATCGGTATATCCGTGGGTTGACTGACAGTCTGATACTATATGAAGCGACTCGCTACAACATCAAAGGCAAGCAGTTTCTCACCACCCAGAGTAAGTACTATGCCGTTGATGTTGGACTGCGGAATGTGCTTGTCAGAGGAAAAGAAAGCGATGTGGGACACATCCTTGAAAACATTGTTTTTCTAGAGCTGAGAAGGCGCGGCTACGAGGTGTATGTCGGTCAGCTCGCTGACGGCGGCGAGGTTGATTTTGTAGCGATCAGCCCTGACGATTTTGCCTATTATCAGGTAGCAGCGACAACGCTGGAAGAAGAAACGCTGAAAAGAGAACTAGCTCCTTTAAAAAAAATAGCTGATAATTATCCCAAATACCTGCTCACACTGGATGAGCCGTT